One part of the Leclercia sp. LSNIH1 genome encodes these proteins:
- the ybiO gene encoding mechanosensitive channel protein — translation MPWILLLLISLFCLPAQAVSLPGIPAATASEQSTPPPEPDVEQKKAAYSALADVLENDASRKELIDQLRSVAATPPETPVPKITPPEIADEKTVLENVTDISRHYGDALASRFAQLYRNLIGSPHKAFNPQTFTAAAQQFLILAGLVFAFYWMVRLCAWPLYRKMGSWGRKKNRETSSWVHLPLTIAAAFIIDLLLLALTLFIGQMLREYLNTGNLTIAFQQALFLNAFALIEFFKAILRLIFCPRVPDLRPFAINDSAAQYWSLRLSILSGLIGYGLLVAVPIISNQVNVQIGALANVLIMLCITVWALYLIFHNKRAITEGLLHLADRSLAFFSLFIRAFALVWHWLASAYFIVLCFFSLFDPGNSLKFMMGATFRSLAIVGIAAFVSGLLSRWLAKTITLSPHVQRSYPELQKRLNGWISVSLKVARFLTVCVAIMLLLSAWGLFDFWNWLHNGAGEKTVDILIRIALILFFSAIGWTILASLIENRLASDIHGRPLPSARARTLLTLFRNALAVVISTITIMIVLSEIGVNIAPLLAGAGALGLAISFGSQTLVKDIITGIFIQFENGMNTGDLVTIGPLTGTVERMSIRSVGVRQDTGAYHIIPWSSITTFANFVRGIGSVVANYDVDRHEDAEKAKDALKAAVDELLEREDIRGLIIGEPSFAGIVGLTSTAFTLRVSFTTQPLKQWTVRFALDSMVKKHFDQANVRMPVQMYQLLPSPSPTPPSPQEPTL, via the coding sequence GTGCCGTGGATTTTGCTGCTCCTGATAAGCCTGTTTTGTCTGCCTGCCCAGGCCGTCAGCCTGCCGGGCATTCCCGCCGCCACCGCCAGCGAGCAGAGCACGCCGCCACCGGAGCCGGACGTTGAGCAGAAAAAGGCGGCCTACTCGGCGCTGGCCGATGTGCTGGAAAATGACGCCTCACGCAAGGAGCTGATCGATCAGCTGCGCAGCGTGGCTGCCACACCGCCTGAAACACCGGTGCCTAAAATTACCCCGCCGGAGATTGCCGACGAGAAAACGGTGCTGGAGAACGTCACTGATATCAGCCGTCACTATGGCGATGCCCTCGCCTCCCGTTTCGCTCAGCTCTACCGCAACCTGATCGGCTCCCCGCATAAGGCCTTTAACCCGCAAACCTTTACCGCCGCCGCGCAGCAGTTTCTGATCCTGGCCGGACTGGTTTTTGCCTTTTACTGGATGGTGAGGCTCTGCGCCTGGCCGTTGTACCGCAAAATGGGGAGCTGGGGGCGCAAAAAGAACCGCGAAACCAGCAGCTGGGTTCATCTGCCGCTGACCATCGCCGCGGCCTTTATTATCGATCTGCTGCTGCTGGCGCTAACCCTGTTTATTGGCCAGATGCTGCGCGAGTACCTCAACACCGGCAACCTGACCATTGCCTTCCAGCAGGCGCTGTTCCTCAATGCCTTCGCGCTGATTGAATTCTTTAAAGCGATCCTGCGGTTGATATTTTGCCCGCGGGTGCCCGATCTACGACCTTTCGCCATTAACGACAGCGCCGCGCAGTACTGGTCGCTACGCCTGAGTATTCTGAGCGGCCTTATCGGCTATGGCCTGCTGGTAGCGGTGCCGATTATCTCCAATCAGGTTAACGTGCAAATTGGCGCTCTGGCCAACGTGCTGATCATGCTCTGTATTACCGTCTGGGCGCTGTACTTGATCTTTCATAATAAGCGCGCCATTACCGAAGGGCTGCTCCACCTTGCCGACCGTTCACTGGCCTTCTTCAGCCTGTTTATTCGCGCTTTCGCGCTGGTGTGGCACTGGCTGGCGAGCGCCTATTTTATTGTGCTCTGTTTCTTCTCCCTCTTCGATCCGGGCAACAGCCTGAAATTTATGATGGGGGCGACCTTCCGCAGCCTGGCCATCGTCGGCATTGCCGCCTTCGTGTCGGGGCTGCTCTCCCGCTGGCTGGCTAAAACCATCACCCTCTCGCCGCACGTGCAGCGCAGCTATCCGGAGCTGCAAAAACGGCTCAACGGCTGGATCTCCGTGTCGCTGAAGGTGGCGCGGTTCCTGACAGTCTGCGTCGCCATTATGCTGCTGCTCAGCGCCTGGGGGTTGTTCGACTTCTGGAACTGGCTGCACAACGGCGCAGGGGAGAAGACGGTCGATATTCTGATCCGTATCGCGCTGATCCTCTTCTTCTCCGCCATCGGCTGGACGATCCTGGCGAGCCTGATCGAGAACCGGCTGGCGTCAGATATTCATGGCCGGCCACTGCCCAGCGCCCGCGCCCGAACGCTGCTGACGCTGTTCCGTAACGCGCTGGCGGTGGTCATCAGCACCATTACCATCATGATTGTGCTCTCGGAAATTGGCGTCAACATCGCTCCGCTGCTGGCAGGGGCCGGGGCGCTGGGGCTGGCGATCTCTTTTGGCTCCCAGACGCTGGTGAAGGACATCATCACCGGGATCTTTATTCAGTTTGAAAACGGGATGAATACCGGGGATCTGGTGACCATCGGGCCGCTGACCGGCACGGTGGAGCGGATGTCGATTCGTTCGGTGGGGGTGCGGCAGGATACCGGGGCGTATCACATTATTCCGTGGTCATCGATCACTACCTTCGCCAACTTTGTCCGCGGCATCGGGTCGGTGGTGGCGAACTATGACGTGGACAGGCATGAAGATGCCGAAAAAGCGAAAGACGCGCTGAAAGCGGCGGTGGATGAGCTGCTGGAGAGGGAGGATATTCGCGGGCTGATTATCGGCGAGCCGTCGTTTGCCGGGATTGTCGGCCTGACCAGCACCGCCTTTACCCTGCGCGTGTCGTTCACCACCCAGCCGCTGAAACAGTGGACGGTGCGTTTCGCCCTCGACAGCATGGTGAAAAAACACTTTGACCAGGCGAACGTGCGGATGCCGGTGCAGATGTATCAGCTGCTGCCGTCGCCGAGCCCGACCCCACCGTCACCGCAGGAGCCCACCCTGTAG
- the glnQ gene encoding glutamine ABC transporter ATP-binding protein GlnQ: MIEFKNVSKHFGQTQVLHNIDLTIQTGEVVVIIGPSGSGKSTLLRCINKLEEITSGDLIVDGLKVNDPKVDERLIRQEAGMVFQQFYLFPHLTALENVMFGPLRVRGADKAAAERLAKELLAKVGLAERGHHYPSELSGGQQQRVAIARALAVKPKMMLFDEPTSALDPELRHEVLKVMQDLAEEGMTMVIVTHEIGFAEKVASRLIFIDKGRIAEDGNPQTLIENPPSQRLQEFLQHVA, from the coding sequence GTGATTGAATTTAAAAACGTCTCCAAGCACTTCGGTCAGACCCAGGTGCTGCACAACATCGATCTGACTATTCAGACCGGCGAAGTGGTGGTCATTATCGGGCCGTCCGGCTCCGGCAAATCGACCCTGCTGCGCTGCATCAACAAGCTGGAGGAGATCACCAGCGGCGATCTGATTGTCGATGGCCTGAAGGTTAACGACCCGAAAGTGGACGAGCGCCTGATCCGCCAGGAAGCGGGCATGGTGTTCCAGCAGTTTTATCTCTTCCCGCACCTGACGGCGCTGGAAAACGTGATGTTTGGCCCCCTGCGCGTGCGCGGCGCCGACAAAGCGGCAGCCGAGCGGCTTGCAAAAGAGCTGCTGGCGAAAGTGGGGCTGGCGGAGCGCGGGCATCACTACCCGTCCGAGCTCTCCGGCGGTCAGCAGCAGCGCGTGGCCATCGCCCGTGCGCTGGCGGTGAAACCGAAGATGATGCTCTTCGATGAGCCAACCTCGGCCCTCGACCCGGAACTGCGCCACGAAGTGCTGAAGGTTATGCAGGATCTGGCGGAAGAAGGGATGACTATGGTGATCGTGACCCACGAAATCGGCTTTGCCGAGAAAGTGGCCTCACGCCTGATCTTTATCGACAAAGGCCGTATTGCCGAAGATGGCAATCCGCAGACGTTGATTGAGAACCCACCGAGCCAGCGTTTGCAGGAGTTTTTGCAGCACGTTGCGTAA
- the glnP gene encoding glutamine ABC transporter permease GlnP: MQFDWSAIWPAIPLLLEGAKMTLWISVLGLVGGLIIGLVAGFARTYGGWIANHVALVFIEVIRGTPIVVQVMFIYFALPMAFTDLRIDPFSAAVVTIMINSGAYIAEITRGAVLSIHKGFSEAGLALGLSRRETIRHVILPLALRRMLPPLGNQWIISIKDTSLFIVIGVAELTRQGQEIIAGNFRALEIWSAVAVVYLIITLALSFVLRRLERRMKIL; encoded by the coding sequence ATGCAGTTTGACTGGAGCGCCATCTGGCCCGCCATTCCTCTTTTGCTTGAAGGCGCCAAAATGACCCTGTGGATTTCGGTCCTCGGTCTGGTTGGCGGGTTGATTATCGGCCTTGTCGCCGGTTTTGCCCGCACCTACGGCGGCTGGATAGCCAACCACGTAGCGCTGGTTTTCATCGAAGTTATCCGCGGCACGCCGATTGTGGTGCAGGTGATGTTTATCTACTTCGCACTGCCGATGGCCTTTACCGACCTGCGGATTGACCCGTTCAGCGCGGCGGTGGTCACCATCATGATCAACTCGGGCGCCTATATCGCCGAGATCACCCGCGGTGCGGTACTGTCGATCCACAAAGGCTTCAGCGAGGCCGGTCTGGCGCTGGGTCTCTCCCGTCGCGAAACCATCCGCCACGTGATCCTGCCGCTGGCGCTGCGCCGCATGCTGCCACCGCTGGGTAACCAGTGGATCATCAGCATTAAAGATACCTCCCTGTTCATTGTTATCGGCGTGGCTGAACTGACCCGTCAGGGCCAGGAGATCATTGCCGGTAACTTCCGTGCGCTGGAGATCTGGAGCGCCGTGGCCGTGGTCTATTTGATTATTACGCTGGCGCTGAGCTTCGTGCTGCGTCGTCTTGAAAGAAGGATGAAAATCCTGTGA